The following proteins are encoded in a genomic region of Lachnospiraceae bacterium KM106-2:
- a CDS encoding nitrogen regulatory protein P-II, which produces MKKLEIIIKPEKLEDLKAILDESKANGLMISNIMGYGNQKGFKQVYRGTEYNVNLLPKVKVETVVTNEISEVIVDKVVTQITTGNYGDGKIFIYDVEDAVRIRTGERGTEAL; this is translated from the coding sequence ATGAAAAAGCTAGAAATCATTATCAAACCAGAAAAGCTAGAAGATCTAAAAGCAATTTTAGATGAAAGTAAAGCAAATGGTCTTATGATCTCAAACATCATGGGATATGGTAATCAAAAAGGATTTAAGCAAGTCTATAGAGGGACTGAATACAATGTAAACCTCTTACCAAAAGTCAAAGTTGAGACTGTTGTAACAAATGAGATCAGCGAAGTGATCGTTGATAAAGTAGTCACTCAAATCACCACTGGCAACTATGGCGATGGTAAAATATTTATTTATGACGTAGAAGATGCTGTTCGTATTCGTACTGGCGAACGTGGTACGGAAGCATTATAA
- a CDS encoding stress responsive alpha-beta barrel domain protein Dabb, with product MIRHVVMFDFAKEADGKTAIENAVIARDGLLALPEKLEYIKHMEVGINDSEADSANYTLCLIVDFDTMEDLQAYAVDPEHLKVAAFIGKVKIGRSCVDFEI from the coding sequence ATGATAAGACATGTTGTAATGTTCGATTTTGCAAAGGAAGCAGATGGAAAGACTGCAATTGAAAATGCAGTAATTGCAAGAGATGGATTATTAGCACTACCAGAAAAGTTGGAGTATATTAAGCATATGGAAGTTGGAATCAATGATTCTGAAGCAGACAGTGCGAATTACACACTATGCTTGATCGTAGATTTTGATACGATGGAGGATTTACAGGCATATGCAGTCGATCCAGAACACCTAAAAGTGGCAGCTTTTATTGGAAAGGTAAAAATAGGTCGAAGCTGTGTGGATTTTGAAATTTAG
- a CDS encoding cardiolipin synthetase → MKLVKFLFSRLAIFGIILLLQVIWLFSFVFYLGEYSAIIHGVLTLLSIGVTLWIVYLDENPAYKLAWIVPILLFPLFGGLLYLAMGNKRPRRKFKQQEKYLRENATIALNQDPSVVKEIEEQGGYAVGQVHYLSKKVGYPIYKNTDVKYYSIGEDYFEDLIYELKQAKHFIFMEYFIVAEGYMWNTILDILVEKVKEGVEVRFIYDDVGCVSIIPYHYDRKLEAMGIQCIAFNPFVPFLSMAMNNRDHRKITVIDGHTGFTGGINLADEYINRKVRFGHWKDTGMCIKGDAVWNLTVMFLKMWNFNRPSDKDFTPFHVDAYRMECMPMRGKTYSDGYVLPFGDSPLDNEVTSENTYMNIINGALRYVYIFTPYLIIDFEMTRALCLAARRGVDVRIVTPGIPDKKTVYGLTRSYYQELLEHGVKIYEYSPGFLHAKCFVCDDEIATVGTINMDYRSLYLHFECGIYLYRNSVISEIKQDILATISKSKQVTLEMSKKGKAFSLFRAILRLFAPLM, encoded by the coding sequence ATGAAGTTAGTAAAGTTTTTATTTAGTAGGCTTGCTATATTTGGAATTATTCTATTATTACAAGTGATTTGGTTATTTTCATTTGTATTTTATCTTGGGGAGTATTCAGCAATCATTCACGGAGTATTGACTCTACTTAGTATTGGCGTTACCCTTTGGATCGTATATTTAGATGAAAACCCAGCCTATAAGCTGGCATGGATTGTTCCGATTTTGCTATTTCCGCTATTTGGAGGATTATTATATCTTGCGATGGGAAATAAAAGGCCAAGAAGAAAGTTTAAGCAGCAGGAGAAATATTTACGAGAAAATGCAACTATTGCATTAAATCAAGATCCATCAGTAGTAAAAGAGATTGAGGAACAAGGCGGATATGCAGTTGGCCAGGTACATTATCTTAGTAAAAAAGTTGGGTATCCAATTTATAAAAATACCGATGTGAAATATTACTCCATTGGTGAGGATTATTTTGAAGATCTTATTTATGAGTTAAAACAAGCAAAGCATTTTATCTTTATGGAGTATTTTATTGTAGCAGAAGGTTATATGTGGAATACCATTCTAGATATTTTAGTAGAAAAGGTGAAAGAAGGAGTCGAGGTAAGATTCATCTATGATGATGTAGGATGTGTCTCGATCATTCCTTATCACTATGATCGTAAGCTGGAAGCTATGGGGATTCAATGTATTGCTTTTAATCCATTCGTACCTTTTTTATCAATGGCTATGAATAACAGAGATCATAGAAAAATTACTGTGATCGATGGCCATACAGGTTTTACAGGCGGGATCAATCTTGCAGATGAATATATTAATCGCAAGGTTCGTTTTGGACATTGGAAAGATACCGGAATGTGTATCAAGGGTGATGCGGTTTGGAACTTGACTGTGATGTTTTTAAAAATGTGGAACTTTAATCGACCATCGGATAAAGACTTTACCCCATTTCATGTAGATGCTTATCGAATGGAATGTATGCCGATGCGTGGAAAAACATATTCGGATGGTTATGTACTTCCATTTGGTGATAGCCCTCTAGACAATGAAGTTACTAGTGAGAATACGTATATGAATATTATCAATGGTGCATTGCGCTATGTATATATCTTTACACCATATCTGATCATTGATTTTGAAATGACACGAGCGCTATGTCTTGCTGCCAGAAGAGGTGTTGATGTTCGGATCGTTACGCCAGGAATTCCGGATAAAAAGACTGTATATGGACTGACTAGATCTTATTATCAGGAGTTATTGGAACATGGAGTAAAGATTTATGAGTATTCACCAGGATTCCTCCATGCAAAGTGTTTTGTATGTGATGATGAGATCGCTACCGTGGGTACGATCAATATGGATTATCGTAGTTTATATTTACATTTTGAATGTGGTATCTACTTATATAGAAATAGTGTGATCAGTGAGATCAAACAAGATATTCTTGCTACAATCAGTAAAAGCAAGCAAGTGACTCTTGAGATGAGTAAGAAAGGAAAGGCTTTTTCGCTGTTCCGTGCCATTTTAAGATTATTTGCACCGTTAATGTAA
- a CDS encoding polypeptide composition of the spore coat protein CotJB has protein sequence MVDIALFLDTHPCDKEALETYQHYKSMLKDARSEYTECYGPLLKTDVNCENYWTWIERPWPWE, from the coding sequence ATGGTTGATATCGCTCTCTTCCTTGATACACATCCATGCGACAAAGAAGCCCTAGAAACTTATCAGCATTATAAATCTATGCTTAAAGATGCTAGAAGTGAGTATACAGAATGTTATGGTCCACTTCTTAAAACTGATGTTAACTGTGAAAATTATTGGACCTGGATTGAACGTCCATGGCCATGGGAATAG
- a CDS encoding tRNA dihydrouridine synthase B: MDLQIGNVNVKGNIVLAPMAGVTDLPFRLLCKKYGADLIYTEMVSAKGIYYNNKNTDALLEVKEEERPVALQLFGSDPHLMSEMAKKIEHRNFDILDINMGCPVPKVVNNGEGSALLKNPKLVGEIVSAVSKAIDKPLTVKIRRGFGMNDNNCVEIAKVIEQNGGAAVAVHGRTREQYYSGKSDIECIRMVKEAVSIPVIGNGDITTPEEAKYMLDYTGCDGIMIARGVRGNPWLFNQIKHYLATGEHLPKPTVQEVVDLIKQHARLQIQYKGDYVGIREMRKHVAWYTTGYPKSSKLRNVVNEVETIQQLDELLDEYGQMNIDFSNTI, translated from the coding sequence ATGGATTTACAAATTGGAAACGTTAACGTAAAAGGGAATATCGTATTAGCACCAATGGCTGGTGTGACGGATCTTCCATTTCGTTTATTATGTAAGAAATATGGCGCTGATCTAATTTATACTGAAATGGTAAGCGCAAAAGGAATATATTATAATAACAAGAATACAGATGCTTTGCTTGAAGTGAAAGAAGAGGAACGTCCGGTAGCATTACAGTTATTTGGATCAGATCCTCATTTAATGAGTGAGATGGCAAAGAAAATTGAACACCGTAATTTTGATATTCTTGATATTAATATGGGTTGTCCAGTGCCGAAGGTTGTAAACAACGGAGAAGGTTCGGCACTACTTAAGAATCCTAAGCTAGTGGGAGAAATCGTATCGGCAGTGTCTAAGGCCATCGATAAACCACTAACGGTAAAGATTCGAAGAGGGTTTGGCATGAACGATAATAATTGTGTTGAGATTGCGAAAGTGATCGAGCAGAATGGTGGTGCGGCAGTTGCAGTTCATGGTCGTACTAGAGAACAGTATTATAGTGGAAAGTCAGATATTGAATGTATTAGGATGGTAAAGGAAGCAGTCAGCATCCCGGTTATTGGAAATGGTGATATCACCACTCCTGAGGAAGCAAAGTATATGCTTGATTATACTGGTTGTGATGGTATTATGATCGCAAGAGGTGTAAGAGGTAATCCATGGTTATTTAACCAGATCAAACATTATCTTGCAACGGGAGAGCATTTACCAAAACCAACCGTACAAGAAGTGGTTGATTTAATTAAGCAGCATGCAAGATTACAGATCCAATATAAGGGGGATTATGTTGGAATCCGTGAAATGCGTAAACATGTTGCATGGTATACGACTGGTTATCCAAAATCAAGTAAGTTGAGAAATGTTGTAAACGAAGTAGAGACTATCCAACAACTGGATGAATTGTTAGATGAATACGGGCAAATGAACATTGATTTTTCAAATACAATCTGA
- a CDS encoding ammonium transporter produces MNETQLLLNVVWTMLGAVLVFFMQAGFAMVETGFTRAKNSGNILMKNVMDFVFGTIFFFILGFGVMFGSDHGGIIGLGGFFNPQSLADKNGMFNGLPIGVYMIFQTVFCATSATIVSGAMAERTKFSAYLMYSAAISIFIYPVSGHWIWGGGWLSQLGFHDFAGSTAVHAVGGWCALIGAKILGPRIGKYNKDGKPNAIPGHNLPLGCLGVFILWFCWFGFNCGSTTAATRNLGDIAMTTNLAAATATFATLFLTWIRYGKPDISMTLNGSLAGLVAITAGCDVVSYWGAFIIGLIAGIAVVFVVEFVDKVLKIDDPVGATGVHWACGILGTILVGFFDTKKGLFYGGGFKFLGIQCIGVIAVGAFVAIMAFIIFTLINKTIGLRVTKQEEEDGLDVHEHGASAYADFNFKL; encoded by the coding sequence ATGAACGAAACTCAGTTATTATTAAATGTCGTATGGACCATGTTAGGTGCCGTATTAGTATTCTTTATGCAAGCAGGTTTTGCAATGGTTGAAACAGGATTTACAAGAGCCAAAAACTCCGGTAACATCCTAATGAAAAATGTAATGGACTTCGTATTTGGTACGATCTTCTTCTTTATTCTAGGATTTGGTGTTATGTTTGGATCTGATCATGGTGGTATTATTGGTCTTGGCGGATTTTTTAATCCACAATCCTTAGCTGATAAGAACGGAATGTTCAATGGTCTACCAATCGGCGTATATATGATCTTCCAAACCGTATTCTGTGCCACATCAGCAACTATCGTATCCGGTGCAATGGCAGAACGTACAAAATTCAGTGCTTATTTAATGTATAGTGCAGCGATCAGTATTTTCATCTACCCAGTATCCGGTCACTGGATCTGGGGCGGCGGCTGGTTAAGCCAATTAGGTTTCCATGATTTTGCCGGTTCCACTGCTGTTCATGCCGTTGGTGGATGGTGTGCCTTGATCGGTGCTAAGATCCTTGGACCTCGTATTGGTAAATATAATAAAGATGGTAAACCAAATGCAATTCCTGGACATAATCTTCCACTTGGCTGTTTAGGTGTATTCATCCTTTGGTTCTGCTGGTTCGGATTTAACTGTGGTTCTACTACTGCAGCAACAAGAAATCTTGGTGATATTGCCATGACAACTAACTTAGCTGCTGCCACTGCTACATTCGCTACTTTATTCTTAACTTGGATTCGTTATGGAAAACCAGATATTTCAATGACACTAAATGGTTCTCTTGCAGGACTTGTTGCAATTACAGCTGGATGTGATGTTGTATCCTACTGGGGCGCATTTATCATTGGTCTGATCGCTGGTATCGCTGTTGTTTTCGTTGTTGAGTTTGTTGATAAAGTGTTAAAGATCGATGATCCTGTTGGTGCCACCGGTGTTCATTGGGCATGTGGAATACTCGGTACTATCTTAGTTGGTTTCTTCGATACGAAGAAAGGACTTTTCTATGGCGGCGGTTTCAAATTCCTCGGAATTCAATGCATCGGTGTTATCGCCGTTGGAGCTTTCGTAGCAATCATGGCATTCATCATCTTTACTTTAATTAATAAGACAATCGGTCTTCGCGTTACAAAACAAGAGGAAGAAGACGGACTTGATGTTCACGAACATGGCGCAAGTGCTTACGCTGATTTTAATTTCAAATTATAA
- a CDS encoding pantothenate kinase type III, CoaX-like produces the protein MLLVVDVGNTNITLGIFDKEELVATFRMTTKIPRTSDEYGLFICEVLRSRNLEVSEIEDIIVSSVVPNIMYSFNSGVIKYLNKRPIVIGTGTKTGLKIVTANPKEIGPDRIVDAVAAYEIYGGPVFVIDFGTATTYDLITEDGAFVAGITSPGIRISANALWNDTAKLPEIEIKKPKSILAKDTITSMQAGLVFGYIGQTEYIIRKVKEESGINDLKVVATGGLGKIIADETEQIEFYDPELTLKGLRIIYEKCKKR, from the coding sequence ATGCTATTAGTTGTAGATGTTGGGAATACGAATATAACACTTGGAATATTTGATAAGGAAGAGCTTGTGGCTACGTTTCGAATGACGACGAAGATACCACGTACTTCAGATGAATATGGTTTATTTATTTGTGAAGTACTTCGCTCTAGAAATTTAGAAGTATCAGAAATTGAGGATATCATCGTATCAAGTGTAGTTCCAAATATTATGTATTCCTTTAATAGTGGAGTTATTAAATATCTAAATAAGCGTCCGATCGTAATTGGAACTGGAACAAAGACAGGTCTTAAGATCGTAACGGCAAATCCAAAAGAAATCGGTCCTGATCGAATTGTAGATGCGGTTGCTGCTTATGAGATATATGGCGGTCCAGTATTTGTTATTGATTTTGGAACGGCTACCACATATGATCTGATTACCGAAGATGGAGCATTTGTAGCAGGAATTACTAGTCCTGGAATTCGTATTTCAGCAAACGCATTATGGAATGATACAGCAAAATTACCGGAAATTGAGATTAAGAAACCAAAATCAATTCTAGCGAAAGATACGATAACAAGTATGCAAGCAGGTTTGGTCTTTGGATATATCGGCCAGACAGAATATATTATTCGTAAAGTCAAAGAGGAATCAGGTATTAATGATCTTAAAGTAGTTGCGACCGGCGGCTTAGGTAAGATCATTGCTGATGAAACGGAGCAAATAGAATTCTATGATCCGGAGTTGACTTTAAAAGGGCTTCGCATTATTTATGAGAAATGTAAGAAACGTTAA
- a CDS encoding aspartate-semialdehyde dehydrogenase, with protein MSKLRVGILGATGMVGQRFISLLENHPWFEVVTVAASPRSAGKTYEEAVGGRWKMDTPMPEAVKKLVVKNVNEVEAVSKEVDFVFSAVDMEKDEIKRIEEAYAKTETPVVSNNSAHRWTPDVPMVVPELNPEHLEVIKYQKERLGTKKGFIVVKPNCSIQSYTPALTALKEFKPKVVVATTYQAISGAGKTFKEWPEMIGNIIPYIGGEEEKSEQEPLKIWGHIEDGKIVKADGPIITTQCIRVPVLNGHTAAVFVSFEKKPTKEQIIKAWTEYKGLPQELELPSAPKQFIQYLEDDNRPQVAMDVDFENGYGISMGRLREDTVYDYKFIGLSHNTVRGAAGGGVLTAELLKAQGYITAK; from the coding sequence ATGAGTAAATTAAGAGTCGGAATTCTTGGTGCAACTGGTATGGTAGGACAGAGATTTATTTCATTATTAGAAAACCATCCATGGTTTGAAGTAGTAACTGTTGCTGCGAGCCCAAGAAGTGCAGGTAAAACTTACGAAGAGGCTGTAGGAGGACGTTGGAAAATGGACACTCCAATGCCAGAAGCAGTAAAGAAATTAGTCGTTAAAAATGTAAATGAAGTAGAAGCAGTTAGTAAAGAGGTTGATTTTGTATTTAGTGCTGTAGATATGGAAAAAGACGAGATCAAACGAATTGAAGAAGCATATGCAAAAACAGAAACACCAGTTGTTTCTAATAACAGTGCTCATAGATGGACTCCTGATGTTCCTATGGTAGTTCCAGAATTAAATCCAGAACATCTAGAAGTAATTAAATATCAAAAAGAACGTTTAGGAACAAAGAAAGGTTTTATCGTTGTAAAACCAAACTGTTCCATTCAGAGTTATACACCAGCGCTTACAGCATTAAAAGAGTTTAAACCAAAGGTAGTAGTAGCAACTACATACCAGGCTATCTCAGGTGCTGGTAAGACATTTAAGGAATGGCCAGAAATGATCGGAAATATCATTCCTTACATTGGTGGAGAAGAAGAGAAGAGTGAACAAGAACCACTTAAGATCTGGGGACACATTGAAGATGGAAAAATCGTGAAAGCAGACGGACCAATCATTACAACACAGTGTATCCGTGTTCCAGTATTAAATGGTCATACAGCAGCTGTATTTGTAAGTTTCGAGAAGAAACCTACAAAAGAGCAGATCATTAAGGCTTGGACAGAGTATAAGGGACTTCCTCAAGAACTAGAACTCCCAAGTGCTCCAAAGCAATTCATTCAATATTTAGAAGATGATAATCGTCCACAAGTTGCTATGGATGTAGATTTTGAAAATGGTTATGGAATTTCAATGGGACGTTTAAGAGAAGATACCGTATACGATTATAAATTTATCGGACTTTCTCATAATACAGTTCGTGGTGCTGCAGGCGGTGGTGTTTTAACTGCTGAGCTGTTAAAAGCACAAGGTTATATCACAGCAAAATAG
- a CDS encoding phosphate ABC transporter, periplasmic phosphate-binding protein PstS, giving the protein MKKKITMALILTLALTALTGCGSNGNTISVVSREDGSGTRGAFVELFGIEEKDADGNKTDHTTEEANIVSKTDVMINTIAGDSTSIGYISLGSLNDSVKPLKIDGVEPSIENIKSKTYKIARPFNIATSEKVSDVTKDFMDYILSAQGQKVVEANGFIQISDDAKEFTSTKASGKIVVAGSSSVTPVMEKLKEAYAKINPNAKIEVQQSDSSTGMQAAMEGTCDIGMASRDLKDSELEKLKSVSIALDGIVVIVNKENEVSELKSDQVKQIFTGNITDWSLEK; this is encoded by the coding sequence ATGAAGAAAAAAATCACCATGGCATTAATCTTAACACTCGCGCTCACAGCACTAACAGGATGTGGAAGTAACGGCAACACGATCAGCGTAGTATCAAGAGAAGATGGTTCAGGAACAAGAGGAGCATTTGTTGAATTGTTCGGAATTGAAGAAAAAGATGCAGATGGCAATAAAACAGATCATACAACAGAAGAAGCAAATATCGTAAGTAAAACAGATGTTATGATAAATACTATCGCAGGGGACTCAACAAGTATTGGATATATCTCACTTGGATCTCTAAACGACAGCGTAAAACCATTAAAGATCGATGGAGTAGAACCAAGTATTGAGAACATTAAAAGTAAAACTTATAAGATCGCAAGACCATTTAATATCGCAACAAGCGAAAAAGTAAGTGATGTAACAAAAGACTTCATGGACTATATCTTAAGCGCACAAGGACAAAAAGTAGTCGAAGCAAACGGATTTATTCAGATCTCAGATGATGCAAAAGAATTCACTTCAACAAAAGCATCCGGAAAGATCGTTGTTGCAGGATCTTCAAGTGTAACTCCAGTTATGGAAAAATTAAAAGAAGCTTATGCAAAGATTAATCCAAATGCAAAAATCGAAGTACAACAAAGTGATTCATCAACAGGTATGCAGGCGGCAATGGAAGGAACTTGCGATATCGGAATGGCAAGTCGTGATCTAAAAGATAGCGAATTAGAGAAATTGAAATCAGTATCAATCGCACTAGATGGAATCGTAGTAATTGTAAATAAAGAAAATGAAGTTAGTGAATTGAAAAGTGATCAAGTAAAACAAATCTTCACAGGCAATATCACTGACTGGTCATTAGAAAAGTAA
- a CDS encoding uracil permease has protein sequence MEKSYSQKLLLGIQHVLAMFGATVLVPMLTGLNSSIALICAGVGTFIFHSVTKRKVPVFLGSSFAFIAALQAVIVIDPATSLPTLDSLSKVKGALIVAGLIYVLFALLIKLVGYEKVTKILPGVVTGPMIIVIGLRLSSSAVSDAFYKTVKNADGSSASVFDIKYAIIAIIVILTIVLISVYTKGIINLMPILVALTVGYIASLIFDYAFHTNLVSFDTIKNASFISFTNKDILDQLTTIPRFDVSAILAIAPISIVTIIEHVGDITTNGAVVGQNFIADPGVHRTLLGDGLATAFAGIMGGPANTTYGENTGVLAVTKNYDPSILRIAAGFAIVLGIFGKVGGFINSIPSPVRGGISIVLFGMIASVGVRILISNQIDMSKSRNLMISSLIFVLGIGISSVPVTDTVEISGLAIAAFVGIVLNLVLVDNSDSSEN, from the coding sequence ATGGAAAAAAGCTATAGTCAAAAACTATTACTTGGAATTCAGCATGTGTTAGCAATGTTTGGTGCGACGGTACTCGTCCCGATGTTAACTGGGCTTAATTCTTCAATCGCATTAATATGTGCTGGTGTTGGTACATTTATCTTTCACTCGGTAACTAAACGTAAGGTGCCTGTTTTCTTAGGTTCCAGTTTCGCATTCATCGCAGCGCTTCAAGCTGTTATCGTTATCGACCCGGCTACTAGCCTTCCTACCCTCGATAGTTTATCTAAAGTTAAAGGCGCACTCATTGTTGCAGGTCTTATTTATGTTTTATTTGCACTTCTTATTAAATTAGTTGGTTATGAAAAAGTGACTAAAATCTTACCTGGTGTTGTTACCGGTCCAATGATCATCGTTATCGGTCTTCGATTAAGTAGCAGTGCTGTATCCGATGCTTTCTACAAAACAGTTAAGAACGCTGATGGTTCTTCTGCTTCCGTCTTCGATATTAAATATGCAATTATCGCAATCATAGTAATTCTCACAATCGTACTTATTTCCGTATACACAAAAGGTATCATTAATTTAATGCCGATCCTTGTTGCTTTAACCGTTGGTTACATCGCAAGTTTAATCTTTGATTATGCATTCCACACAAACTTAGTAAGTTTTGATACGATTAAAAATGCTTCCTTTATCTCCTTTACTAACAAAGATATTTTAGATCAATTAACGACAATCCCACGATTTGATGTCAGTGCAATTTTAGCAATTGCTCCAATTTCAATCGTTACGATCATCGAACATGTTGGTGATATTACAACAAACGGTGCTGTTGTTGGTCAGAACTTTATCGCTGATCCTGGTGTTCACAGAACTTTATTAGGCGATGGTCTTGCTACTGCATTCGCAGGTATCATGGGTGGTCCTGCTAATACAACTTACGGTGAAAATACTGGTGTATTAGCTGTAACAAAGAACTATGATCCTTCTATCTTACGTATCGCTGCTGGTTTTGCAATCGTACTCGGTATCTTCGGTAAAGTTGGTGGATTCATTAATAGTATTCCAAGTCCAGTACGTGGTGGTATCAGTATCGTACTCTTCGGTATGATCGCCAGTGTCGGTGTCCGTATCTTAATTAGCAATCAGATCGATATGTCTAAGAGCAGAAACCTTATGATCTCATCTTTAATCTTTGTACTTGGTATTGGTATCTCAAGTGTACCTGTTACTGATACAGTTGAAATCTCTGGTCTTGCAATCGCAGCATTCGTTGGTATCGTACTTAACTTAGTATTAGTAGATAACAGCGATTCTAGTGAAAACTAA
- a CDS encoding polypeptide composition of the spore coat protein CotJC, protein MWIYEKRLQYPVNIKETNAELASAIITQYGGPDGEASASLRYLSQRYSMPYKEVIGTLTDIGTEELAHMEIVAAIVQQLTRNLTMEEIKNTNFAPFYVDHTIGIYPQAASGVPFTAAFLQVKGDTVSDLMEDLAAEQKARVTYDNILRLCQGHPDVYEAIKFLRAREVVHFQRFGESLRIAQDNLNSKNFYAFNPEFDKCAPCLKECNKNN, encoded by the coding sequence ATGTGGATTTATGAAAAACGTTTACAATATCCAGTTAATATAAAAGAGACTAATGCAGAACTCGCTTCTGCAATCATTACTCAATATGGTGGACCAGATGGCGAAGCAAGTGCCTCTCTCCGTTATTTATCCCAACGTTATTCTATGCCTTATAAAGAGGTCATTGGAACATTGACTGACATTGGAACAGAAGAACTTGCACACATGGAGATCGTTGCAGCCATCGTTCAGCAATTGACTCGTAACTTAACAATGGAAGAGATCAAAAATACAAACTTTGCACCTTTCTATGTTGATCATACAATTGGTATCTACCCTCAAGCTGCAAGTGGTGTACCTTTTACTGCTGCTTTTCTCCAAGTAAAAGGAGATACTGTTTCTGATTTAATGGAAGATTTGGCTGCTGAGCAAAAAGCACGTGTAACTTATGATAATATTTTAAGATTATGCCAGGGACATCCAGACGTTTACGAAGCTATCAAATTCCTTCGTGCTAGAGAAGTAGTTCATTTCCAGCGCTTTGGTGAAAGTCTTCGTATCGCACAGGATAACTTAAATTCAAAGAATTTCTATGCATTCAATCCTGAATTTGATAAATGCGCACCTTGTTTAAAAGAATGTAATAAAAATAATTAA
- a CDS encoding 6-phosphofructokinase produces the protein MLRESNILVAQSGGPTTVINASLAGVIASAMKETEISKVFGARNGIQGVINDQLVSLDEIFQDRPERIETLKITPSMFLGSCRYKLPTMEADEDGVYEKIFRIFEENNIRYFFYIGGNDSMDTVAKLSKYANSKNYDIKIMGVPKTIDNDLVCIDHTPGFGSAAKYIATSVLEMAHDTAIYDMESVLIIEIMGRNAGWLTASAALARNKNSKAPQLIYLPEKAFSTTKFIEDVRKQLEHNKQVIVAVSEGIKDKEGQYISAKSSQVDQFGHVMLSGTGKYLETLIHNTIGCKVRSVELNVLQRCAAHTSSLTDVKEAFELGFRAVNAAMEGHTREMMILKRVSNAPYEVVYETANIDLIANQEKKIDDAWINEEGNDVTEEMIEYLRPLIDGELNISYENGLPKYLRLEDYIK, from the coding sequence ATGCTAAGAGAGTCCAATATTTTAGTGGCACAATCAGGAGGACCAACAACCGTTATTAACGCAAGTTTGGCAGGTGTCATTGCAAGTGCAATGAAAGAAACAGAAATCAGCAAGGTGTTTGGTGCAAGAAATGGTATTCAGGGTGTTATCAATGATCAGCTTGTATCATTAGATGAAATCTTTCAGGATAGACCAGAGAGAATTGAAACTTTAAAAATTACGCCAAGTATGTTTTTAGGTTCTTGTCGTTATAAACTGCCAACAATGGAAGCCGATGAAGATGGTGTTTATGAAAAGATCTTTCGTATCTTTGAGGAGAATAATATTCGTTATTTCTTCTATATTGGTGGAAATGATTCAATGGATACGGTAGCAAAGTTATCCAAATATGCAAATAGTAAAAATTATGATATTAAAATTATGGGAGTTCCAAAGACGATTGATAATGATCTTGTTTGTATCGATCATACGCCTGGATTTGGTTCTGCCGCTAAATATATAGCAACAAGCGTTTTAGAAATGGCACATGATACTGCTATCTATGATATGGAAAGTGTACTCATTATTGAGATTATGGGACGTAATGCCGGATGGCTGACAGCAAGTGCAGCACTTGCAAGAAATAAGAACAGCAAAGCGCCACAACTGATCTATTTACCAGAAAAGGCATTTTCAACAACAAAGTTTATTGAGGATGTTCGTAAACAGTTGGAACATAATAAACAAGTTATCGTTGCAGTATCAGAAGGAATTAAAGACAAAGAAGGACAGTACATTTCTGCAAAATCTTCTCAAGTGGATCAATTTGGTCATGTAATGTTAAGTGGTACTGGAAAGTATCTTGAAACGTTAATTCATAATACCATTGGATGTAAAGTACGTTCTGTAGAATTAAACGTGTTACAACGTTGTGCTGCACATACTTCATCTCTTACAGATGTGAAGGAAGCATTTGAATTAGGTTTTAGAGCTGTGAATGCAGCAATGGAAGGACATACAAGAGAGATGATGATCTTAAAACGTGTGTCAAATGCTCCTTATGAAGTGGTATATGAGACTGCCAATATTGATTTGATCGCAAATCAGGAAAAGAAAATTGATGATGCATGGATCAATGAAGAAGGTAATGATGTAACAGAGGAAATGATCGAGTATCTGAGACCATTGATTGATGGGGAACTGAACATCTCTTATGAGAACGGTTTACCAAAGTATCTTCGATTAGAAGATTATATCAAGTAG